Proteins from a single region of Mucilaginibacter daejeonensis:
- the rfbD gene encoding dTDP-4-dehydrorhamnose reductase, with the protein MSKILVLGASGQLGHCLKKVAEERQITEVFFPAEDEGNILDIDGIDRLFEKYQPDFAINCAAYTAVDKAEEDTATARKVNKDGAANLAHACKKHGAVLVHVSTDFVFEGVNPYPLVETDAANPINVYGLTKLEGEQAITDILPEHFTLRTSWLYSEFGNNFVKTMLRLGAERDQLNIIADQVGTPTYAIDLAGCILDIIASGSTAYGIYHYSNEGVTSWYDFAVAIFDISSTQVKAYPIRTSQYPTPAVRPTYSVMDKTKVKETFNIQIPYWRHSLEECIKRLGA; encoded by the coding sequence ATGAGCAAAATATTAGTTTTAGGTGCCTCAGGGCAGTTGGGCCATTGTTTAAAAAAGGTGGCGGAAGAACGTCAGATCACCGAAGTTTTTTTTCCGGCTGAGGATGAGGGAAACATCTTAGATATAGATGGTATCGACCGACTGTTCGAAAAGTACCAGCCAGATTTTGCCATCAATTGTGCAGCGTATACTGCGGTAGACAAAGCCGAAGAAGATACGGCTACGGCACGCAAAGTGAATAAAGATGGTGCGGCCAACCTGGCCCATGCGTGCAAAAAACATGGTGCAGTGCTGGTGCACGTATCTACTGACTTTGTTTTTGAGGGAGTGAATCCTTACCCTTTGGTGGAGACAGATGCTGCCAACCCGATCAACGTTTACGGATTGACCAAGTTGGAAGGTGAGCAAGCCATAACTGATATTCTGCCTGAACACTTTACCTTACGTACAAGTTGGTTGTATTCGGAGTTCGGTAATAACTTCGTGAAGACGATGTTGCGCCTTGGAGCCGAGCGTGACCAACTGAACATCATTGCCGATCAGGTAGGCACCCCGACCTATGCGATCGATCTGGCTGGATGTATTTTAGATATCATCGCTTCAGGAAGTACGGCATACGGCATCTATCACTACAGTAACGAGGGTGTGACTTCATGGTATGATTTTGCGGTGGCCATATTCGATATTTCCAGCACCCAGGTAAAAGCTTACCCTATCCGTACTTCACAATATCCAACACCTGCAGTTAGGCCAACCTATTCAGTAATGGATAAGACGAAGGTGAAAGAGACCTTCAACATACAGATACCTTACTGGCGCCACAGTCTCGAAGAATGCATCAAGCGTTTGGGTGCCTGA
- the porK gene encoding T9SS ring complex lipoprotein PorK/GldK yields MKFTQVAITLSAILAITACKSKRLADIDNIGKSRTTLQSLTPLAPHGMVFVPAGSIVEKDVVKDTLMAQDTAAKTVTVSAFFMDQTEVTNKQYRMFVDWVADSVAITDYLKDEKYFQKTKKAATTTRKGKGKNATTVEVPTFADTTKMIDWSKADGRTPLWQSQDPTIKGALFGKLYTMENGRPTLIRNAVVYRFDRRSVDRNGASRYITDTVAVPPNTKVWSTDFPNSQMEVMDNNYFTNRGYDEHPVVGVTWKQARAYANWRSKMIYATAGERSLVKTYNLQYNLPSEAQWEYAASMDTKPEDMSKLATVNLKDKKTKKNVDMLAVNFKQQEGDYRKDGGTFTMHVKSYAPNSVGLYNMMGNVSEWTLDAFSPSYKQLVHDLNPVLLYDADDSEAEAMRRKVIRGGSWKDNATLLTPSTRNYEIQNVAHSYIGFRCVMPAPDIVLEQTKTRKFANK; encoded by the coding sequence ATGAAGTTCACTCAAGTCGCGATAACACTTTCGGCGATATTAGCCATTACAGCTTGTAAATCGAAGCGTTTGGCAGACATTGATAACATTGGAAAGTCAAGGACCACTTTGCAGTCCCTCACTCCTCTTGCACCACATGGCATGGTGTTCGTACCGGCCGGATCGATAGTGGAAAAAGATGTTGTTAAGGATACATTAATGGCACAAGATACTGCCGCTAAGACCGTTACCGTAAGTGCGTTCTTTATGGACCAAACAGAGGTGACCAATAAACAATATCGTATGTTCGTTGACTGGGTAGCCGACTCGGTTGCCATAACCGACTATTTAAAGGACGAAAAATACTTCCAAAAAACTAAAAAGGCCGCTACCACCACTCGTAAGGGTAAAGGCAAAAATGCCACCACTGTTGAGGTGCCTACCTTTGCAGACACTACCAAAATGATCGACTGGAGTAAAGCTGATGGCCGCACACCACTTTGGCAAAGCCAAGACCCTACTATTAAAGGGGCATTGTTTGGCAAATTATACACCATGGAGAACGGCCGGCCAACATTGATCAGAAACGCTGTGGTTTACCGCTTCGACCGTCGTTCGGTAGATCGTAACGGTGCAAGCCGCTACATCACTGATACCGTTGCCGTACCACCAAACACAAAAGTATGGTCAACAGATTTTCCTAACTCTCAAATGGAAGTTATGGATAACAACTACTTTACCAATAGGGGTTATGATGAGCACCCGGTGGTAGGCGTTACCTGGAAGCAGGCTCGTGCTTATGCTAATTGGCGCAGCAAAATGATCTACGCTACAGCAGGCGAAAGATCTTTAGTTAAAACCTATAACTTACAGTACAATCTGCCTTCCGAAGCACAATGGGAGTATGCAGCCTCTATGGATACTAAACCGGAGGACATGAGCAAGCTGGCTACTGTTAACCTTAAAGACAAAAAGACCAAAAAGAACGTGGATATGCTTGCTGTGAACTTTAAACAGCAAGAGGGCGATTATCGTAAAGATGGTGGCACCTTCACGATGCACGTTAAATCATACGCACCGAACTCGGTTGGTCTGTATAACATGATGGGTAACGTTTCAGAATGGACCCTAGATGCCTTCAGTCCATCTTACAAACAATTGGTACATGACCTAAATCCAGTGCTATTATATGATGCTGACGATAGCGAAGCTGAAGCCATGCGTCGTAAAGTGATCAGAGGTGGCTCATGGAAAGATAATGCTACATTGCTTACTCCATCTACCCGTAATTACGAGATACAGAACGTAGCCCACTCATACATCGGCTTCAGGTGTGTGATGCCAGCACCGGATATCGTACTTGAACAGACCAAGACACGTAAATTTGCCAACAAATAA
- the porN gene encoding type IX secretion system ring subunit PorN/GldN — MKKLANKLYVTALCLLVVVAMSTTADAQKKRSTKSSRSRTSKTQIKKSYKPARTTSVPVDTATQVNYAQAPTQQPGIKPAVQDTMPQDTLPPMDGYYKNDMFNNAKAFSYPGISSRDVRFYKRVWRDIDINDPKNSLFNTPGSQTLGDIIVEGIRTGKLTAYMPSIYNANDSTFAHRLSIPAAMRLLQGAEVAVKQFNEKGEEIGTKMTRNDFNPASLVKFRTKEDVYFDKKRAMVVTRIIGIAPIKSTEAAGQAIEAPVFWLYFPQCRDFFATKDVSDPDRNIYDTSLDDVFVQGKYVSNIVRATGSNASRAASQQIAAAATTGSAADALAAATGQDKTAVAKQTEEQIQQFKEKTWEYDIKKTPTAAEKKAAANAAKQAAKAEKDAQKAANNASKQASKTTASADIKKPQ; from the coding sequence ATGAAAAAATTAGCAAATAAGTTATACGTTACTGCCCTTTGTTTATTGGTGGTGGTAGCAATGAGCACTACTGCCGACGCTCAGAAAAAGAGATCGACCAAAAGCTCAAGATCAAGAACTTCAAAAACGCAGATCAAAAAATCATATAAACCTGCAAGAACAACGTCGGTGCCGGTAGATACTGCCACTCAGGTCAATTATGCTCAAGCGCCGACACAACAGCCAGGCATTAAACCTGCCGTGCAGGACACTATGCCGCAGGATACTTTGCCACCAATGGATGGCTATTACAAGAACGATATGTTCAATAATGCTAAAGCATTCAGCTATCCAGGCATCAGCTCACGTGACGTGCGTTTTTACAAACGCGTATGGAGAGATATCGACATCAATGATCCAAAGAACTCGCTTTTCAACACCCCGGGCTCACAAACCCTGGGTGATATCATTGTCGAAGGTATCAGAACTGGGAAATTGACCGCGTACATGCCAAGCATCTACAACGCTAATGATAGCACATTTGCGCATCGCCTGTCGATCCCAGCCGCTATGAGGCTTTTACAAGGCGCTGAGGTAGCTGTTAAACAGTTCAATGAAAAAGGTGAAGAGATCGGTACTAAAATGACCCGTAACGATTTTAATCCTGCTTCATTAGTAAAGTTCAGAACTAAAGAGGACGTGTACTTTGACAAAAAACGTGCGATGGTGGTAACCCGCATTATTGGTATAGCTCCTATCAAGTCAACGGAGGCTGCTGGTCAAGCGATCGAAGCACCGGTTTTTTGGTTATACTTTCCACAATGCCGCGACTTCTTTGCTACCAAAGACGTATCTGACCCTGACCGTAACATCTACGACACCAGCCTTGATGACGTATTTGTACAAGGTAAGTATGTGAGCAATATCGTTCGTGCCACTGGTAGTAATGCTTCACGCGCTGCATCACAACAGATCGCTGCTGCCGCTACTACCGGTTCTGCTGCCGACGCTTTAGCTGCCGCTACCGGTCAAGATAAGACCGCTGTTGCTAAGCAAACAGAAGAGCAGATCCAACAGTTCAAAGAAAAGACCTGGGAGTACGATATCAAAAAGACCCCTACTGCTGCTGAGAAGAAAGCTGCTGCTAACGCTGCTAAACAGGCTGCCAAAGCAGAGAAAGACGCTCAGAAAGCTGCTAATAACGCGTCTAAGCAAGCTTCGAAGACCACAGCAAGCGCTGACATTAAGAAGCCACAATAA
- a CDS encoding UDP-glucuronic acid decarboxylase family protein — MSGKRVLITGAAGFLGSHLCDRFIKEGCTVIGMDNLITGDLQNIEHLFKLKEFEFYNHDVSKFVHVPGELDYILHFASPASPIDYLKIPIQTLKVGSLGTHNLLGLARAKKARILVASTSEIYGDPTVNPQPEEYWGNVNPVGPRGVYDEAKRFQEAITMAYHTFHGVETRIIRIFNTYGPRMRLNDGRVLPAFIGQALRGEPLTMFGDGSQTRAFCYVDDLVEGIYRLLLSDYAQPMNIGNPDEITIKEFGEEIIKLTGTDQKLVGKPLPTDDPKQRRPDITKAKSILGWEPKVSRQEGLKITYEYFKSLPQHVIEHKEFSQYNK, encoded by the coding sequence ATAAGTGGCAAAAGAGTACTGATCACAGGTGCTGCGGGCTTTTTAGGCTCACACCTTTGTGACAGGTTCATCAAAGAAGGATGTACCGTGATCGGTATGGATAACCTCATCACAGGTGACCTGCAAAACATCGAACACCTTTTCAAACTGAAAGAGTTCGAATTTTACAATCACGACGTTTCTAAATTCGTTCATGTACCTGGCGAATTGGATTACATTCTTCACTTCGCAAGCCCTGCAAGCCCGATCGACTATTTAAAGATCCCTATTCAGACCTTGAAAGTAGGTTCATTGGGTACACACAACCTATTAGGTTTAGCTCGTGCTAAAAAGGCACGTATCCTGGTGGCATCTACCTCTGAAATATATGGTGACCCGACCGTTAATCCTCAACCAGAGGAATACTGGGGTAACGTTAACCCAGTAGGTCCAAGAGGTGTTTATGATGAAGCAAAACGCTTCCAAGAAGCTATCACTATGGCTTACCATACCTTTCACGGTGTGGAGACCCGTATCATCCGTATCTTCAACACGTACGGCCCACGTATGCGACTGAATGACGGCCGTGTATTACCTGCATTCATTGGTCAGGCTTTAAGAGGTGAGCCGTTGACCATGTTCGGTGATGGTTCTCAAACAAGAGCTTTCTGCTATGTTGATGACCTGGTAGAAGGTATCTATCGCTTATTGTTAAGCGACTACGCACAACCGATGAATATTGGTAACCCTGACGAGATCACTATCAAAGAGTTCGGCGAAGAGATCATTAAATTGACCGGCACCGATCAAAAATTGGTTGGCAAGCCACTGCCTACCGATGATCCCAAACAGCGTCGTCCAGATATTACTAAGGCGAAATCGATATTAGGTTGGGAGCCTAAAGTTAGCCGTCAGGAAGGTTTGAAGATCACTTATGAATACTTCAAGTCACTTCCACAGCACGTTATCGAGCACAAAGAGTTCTCACAATACAACAAGTAA